A genomic window from Phocoena sinus isolate mPhoSin1 chromosome 20, mPhoSin1.pri, whole genome shotgun sequence includes:
- the TRPV2 gene encoding transient receptor potential cation channel subfamily V member 2 isoform X3, producing MGGPVVQRLGRQLLLRRLGSSGLGGRMGSSRKEQPPPLRMSSPSSPPAFRLETSDGGQEDGAQVDKGKLGGGAGPPPMESPFQGEDRNFSPQIKVNLNFRKGAGASQPDPNRFDRDRLFSVVARGVPDDLVGLPEYLRRTSKYLTDSEYTEGSTGKTCLMKAVLNLRDGTNACIEPLLQIDRDSGNPRPLVNAQCTDEYYRGHSALHIAIEKRSLPCVKLLVENGADVHARACGQFFQKKSQETCFYFGEMPLSLAACTKQWDVVTYLLENPHQPASLQAADSLGNTALHALVMIADDSAENTEMVTRMYDGLLQAGARLCPTVQLEDIPNLQGLTPLKLAAKEGKIEILRHILQREFLGPCQSLSRKFTEWSYGPVRVSLYDLASVDSWEENSVLEIIAFHCQSPHRHRMVVLEPLNKLLQAKWNLLIPRFLFNFLCYLTYVSIFTAVTYHQPALDKDFLPLEGTAGNSVLLLGHILMLLVGANILMGQVLCFLAIEWYLPLLVCSLALGWVNLLYYTRGLQHTGIYSVMIQKVILRDLLRFLLVYLVFLFGFAVALVSLSREARDPGAPAGSNTTEVAGKGDAEGSTAPYEGVLDASLELFKFTIGMGELAVQDQLRFRGVALLLLLTHVLLTYVLLLNMLVALMSETVSSVASDSWSIWKLQKAISVLEMENGYWWCRRKKQRAGVKLTVGTRPDGRPDERWCFRVEEVNWAAWEQTLPTLREEPSGPGGPGTFSSWEEVPNWHLAEVQEMLAEAGRQERDCWGPRGCCPLA from the exons ATGGGGGGTCCGGTGGTACAGCGGCTGGGCAGACAGCTGTTGCTGCGGAGACTTGGGAGCAGTGGGCTGGGAGGCAGAATG GGTTCCAGCCGGAAGGAGCAGCCTCCTCCCCTTAGGATGTCCTCGCCCTCCAGCCCGCCCGCTTTCAGGCTCGAGACGTCAGATGGAGGCCAAGAAGATGGTGCCCAGGTGGACAAAGGAAAACTGGGCGGTGGTGCCGGGCCACCCCCCATGGAATCACCATTCCAGGGCGAGGACCGGAACTTCTCGCCTCAGATCAAAGTGAACCTCAACTTCCGAAAGGGGGCAGGTGCCAG CCAACCAGACCCAAACCGCTTCGACCGTGACCGGCTCTTCAGCGTGGTGGCCCGGGGGGTCCCCGACGATCTGGTGGGGCTACCAGAGTACCTGCGCCGGACCAGCAAGTACCTCACGGACTCGGAGTACACAG AGGGCTCCACGGGGAAGACATGCCTGATGAAGGCCGTGCTGAACCTTCGGGACGGGACCAACGCCTGCATTGAGCCGCTGCTGCAGATTGACCGGGACTCGGGCAATCCTCGGCCTCTGGTCAACGCCCAGTGCACAGATGAGTACTACCGAGGCCACAGTGCCCTGCACATCGCCATCGAGAAGAGGAGCCTGCCGTGTGTGAAGCTCCTGGTGGAGAATGGGGCTGACGTGCATGCCCGGGCCTGTGGCCAGTTCTTCCAGAAGAAAAGCCAAGAGACCTGCTTCTACTTCG GCGAGATGCCCCTCTCCCTGGCCGCGTGCACCAAGCAGTGGGACGTGGTGACCTACCTCCTGGAGAACCCGCACCAGCCCGCCAGCCTGCAGGCCGCCGACTCGCTGGGCAACACGGCCCTGCACGCCTTGGTGATGATCGCAGACGACTCGGCCGAGAACACGGAGATGGTGACCCGCATGTACGATGGGCTGCTCCAGGCGGGGGCCCGCCTCTGCCCCACGGTGCAGCTCGAGGACATCCCCAACCTGCAGGGCCTCACGCCCCTGAAGCTGGCCGCCAAGGAGGGCAAGATTGAG ATTCTCAGACACATCCTGCAGCGGGAGTTCCTGGGGCCGTGCCAGTCCCTTTCCCGCAAGTTCACGGAGTGGTCCTACGGGCCTGTGCGGGTGTCGCTGTATGACCTGGCCTCTGTGGACAGCTGGGAGGAGAACTCAGTGCTGGAGATCATCGCCTTTCATTGCCAAAGCCCG CACCGGCACCGAATGGTGGTTTTGGAGCCACTGAACAAACTGCTGCAGGCGAAGTGGAATCTGCTCATCCCCAGGTTCCTCTTCAACTTCCTGTGTTACTTGACCTACGTGTCCATCTTCACCGCTGTCACCTACCACCAGCCTGCCCTGGACAAG GACTTCCTCCCGCTGGAAGGAACTGCTGGGAACTCCGTGCTGCTGCTGGGCCACATCCTGATGCTGCTCGTGGGGGCCAACATCCTCATGGGCCAG gtgctgtgcttcctggccatcgaGTGGTACCTGCCCCTGCTCGTGTGCTCCCTGGCGCTGGGCTGGGTGAACTTGCTGTACTACACGCGCGGCCTGCAGCACACGGGCATCTACAGTGTCATGATCCAGAAG GTCATCCTGCGGGACCTGCTCCGCTTCCTCCTGGTCTACTTGGTTTTCCTTTTCGGCTTCGCTGTAG cACTGGTGAGCCTTAGCCGGGAGGCCCGGGACCCCGGGGCCCCTGCGGGCTCCAACACCACGGAGGTGGCGGGAAAGGGGGACGCGGAGGGCAGCACGGCCCCGTACGAGGGCGTCCTGGACGCCTCCTTGGAGCTGTTCAAGTTCACCATCGGCATGGGCGAGCTGGCCGTCCAGGATCAGCTGCGCTTCCGTGGGGTGgcgctgctgctgcttctgaccCACGTGCTGCTCACCTACGTCCTGCTGCTCAACATGCTCGTCGCCCTCATGAGCGAGACCGTCAGCAGCGTCGCCAGCGACAGCTGGAGCATCTGGAAGCTGCAG aaagccatctctgtcctggAGATGGAGAACGGCTACTGGTGGTGCAGGAGGAAGAAGCAGCGGGCAGGGGTGAAACTGACAGTTGGCACCAGGCCGGACGGTCGCCCTGACGAGCGCTGGTGCTTCAG GGTAGAGGAGGTGAACTGGGCTGCGTGGGAGCAGACGCTACCCACGTTGCGTGAGGAGCCCTCAGGGCCAGGCGGCCCTG GGACTTTCAGCTCCTGGGAGGAGGTCCCTAACTGGCACCTGGCAGAGGTTCAAGAGATGCTTGCAGaagcagggaggcaggagagggactGCTGGGGACCCCGAGGCTGCTGTCCCCTGGCATGA
- the TRPV2 gene encoding transient receptor potential cation channel subfamily V member 2 isoform X2 — translation MGGPVVQRLGRQLLLRRLGSSGLGGRMGSSRKEQPPPLRMSSPSSPPAFRLETSDGGQEDGAQVDKGKLGGGAGPPPMESPFQGEDRNFSPQIKVNLNFRKGAGASQPDPNRFDRDRLFSVVARGVPDDLVGLPEYLRRTSKYLTDSEYTEGSTGKTCLMKAVLNLRDGTNACIEPLLQIDRDSGNPRPLVNAQCTDEYYRGHSALHIAIEKRSLPCVKLLVENGADVHARACGQFFQKKSQETCFYFGEMPLSLAACTKQWDVVTYLLENPHQPASLQAADSLGNTALHALVMIADDSAENTEMVTRMYDGLLQAGARLCPTVQLEDIPNLQGLTPLKLAAKEGKIEILRHILQREFLGPCQSLSRKFTEWSYGPVRVSLYDLASVDSWEENSVLEIIAFHCQSPHRHRMVVLEPLNKLLQAKWNLLIPRFLFNFLCYLTYVSIFTAVTYHQPALDKDFLPLEGTAGNSVLLLGHILMLLVGANILMGQLWYFWRRRLFIWISFMDSYFEILFLVQALLTVLSQVLCFLAIEWYLPLLVCSLALGWVNLLYYTRGLQHTGIYSVMIQKVILRDLLRFLLVYLVFLFGFAVALVSLSREARDPGAPAGSNTTEVAGKGDAEGSTAPYEGVLDASLELFKFTIGMGELAVQDQLRFRGVALLLLLTHVLLTYVLLLNMLVALMSETVSSVASDSWSIWKLQKAISVLEMENGYWWCRRKKQRAGVKLTVGTRPDGRPDERWCFRVEEVNWAAWEQTLPTLREEPSGPGGPGALKNPALASHSSQDSAVEEDHVPLQLLESH, via the exons ATGGGGGGTCCGGTGGTACAGCGGCTGGGCAGACAGCTGTTGCTGCGGAGACTTGGGAGCAGTGGGCTGGGAGGCAGAATG GGTTCCAGCCGGAAGGAGCAGCCTCCTCCCCTTAGGATGTCCTCGCCCTCCAGCCCGCCCGCTTTCAGGCTCGAGACGTCAGATGGAGGCCAAGAAGATGGTGCCCAGGTGGACAAAGGAAAACTGGGCGGTGGTGCCGGGCCACCCCCCATGGAATCACCATTCCAGGGCGAGGACCGGAACTTCTCGCCTCAGATCAAAGTGAACCTCAACTTCCGAAAGGGGGCAGGTGCCAG CCAACCAGACCCAAACCGCTTCGACCGTGACCGGCTCTTCAGCGTGGTGGCCCGGGGGGTCCCCGACGATCTGGTGGGGCTACCAGAGTACCTGCGCCGGACCAGCAAGTACCTCACGGACTCGGAGTACACAG AGGGCTCCACGGGGAAGACATGCCTGATGAAGGCCGTGCTGAACCTTCGGGACGGGACCAACGCCTGCATTGAGCCGCTGCTGCAGATTGACCGGGACTCGGGCAATCCTCGGCCTCTGGTCAACGCCCAGTGCACAGATGAGTACTACCGAGGCCACAGTGCCCTGCACATCGCCATCGAGAAGAGGAGCCTGCCGTGTGTGAAGCTCCTGGTGGAGAATGGGGCTGACGTGCATGCCCGGGCCTGTGGCCAGTTCTTCCAGAAGAAAAGCCAAGAGACCTGCTTCTACTTCG GCGAGATGCCCCTCTCCCTGGCCGCGTGCACCAAGCAGTGGGACGTGGTGACCTACCTCCTGGAGAACCCGCACCAGCCCGCCAGCCTGCAGGCCGCCGACTCGCTGGGCAACACGGCCCTGCACGCCTTGGTGATGATCGCAGACGACTCGGCCGAGAACACGGAGATGGTGACCCGCATGTACGATGGGCTGCTCCAGGCGGGGGCCCGCCTCTGCCCCACGGTGCAGCTCGAGGACATCCCCAACCTGCAGGGCCTCACGCCCCTGAAGCTGGCCGCCAAGGAGGGCAAGATTGAG ATTCTCAGACACATCCTGCAGCGGGAGTTCCTGGGGCCGTGCCAGTCCCTTTCCCGCAAGTTCACGGAGTGGTCCTACGGGCCTGTGCGGGTGTCGCTGTATGACCTGGCCTCTGTGGACAGCTGGGAGGAGAACTCAGTGCTGGAGATCATCGCCTTTCATTGCCAAAGCCCG CACCGGCACCGAATGGTGGTTTTGGAGCCACTGAACAAACTGCTGCAGGCGAAGTGGAATCTGCTCATCCCCAGGTTCCTCTTCAACTTCCTGTGTTACTTGACCTACGTGTCCATCTTCACCGCTGTCACCTACCACCAGCCTGCCCTGGACAAG GACTTCCTCCCGCTGGAAGGAACTGCTGGGAACTCCGTGCTGCTGCTGGGCCACATCCTGATGCTGCTCGTGGGGGCCAACATCCTCATGGGCCAG CTGTGGTACTTCTGGAGGCGCCGTCTGTTCATCTGGATCTCGTTCATGGACAGCTACTTTGAAATCCTCTT CCTGGTCCAGGCGCTGCTCACCGTGCTGTCCCAGgtgctgtgcttcctggccatcgaGTGGTACCTGCCCCTGCTCGTGTGCTCCCTGGCGCTGGGCTGGGTGAACTTGCTGTACTACACGCGCGGCCTGCAGCACACGGGCATCTACAGTGTCATGATCCAGAAG GTCATCCTGCGGGACCTGCTCCGCTTCCTCCTGGTCTACTTGGTTTTCCTTTTCGGCTTCGCTGTAG cACTGGTGAGCCTTAGCCGGGAGGCCCGGGACCCCGGGGCCCCTGCGGGCTCCAACACCACGGAGGTGGCGGGAAAGGGGGACGCGGAGGGCAGCACGGCCCCGTACGAGGGCGTCCTGGACGCCTCCTTGGAGCTGTTCAAGTTCACCATCGGCATGGGCGAGCTGGCCGTCCAGGATCAGCTGCGCTTCCGTGGGGTGgcgctgctgctgcttctgaccCACGTGCTGCTCACCTACGTCCTGCTGCTCAACATGCTCGTCGCCCTCATGAGCGAGACCGTCAGCAGCGTCGCCAGCGACAGCTGGAGCATCTGGAAGCTGCAG aaagccatctctgtcctggAGATGGAGAACGGCTACTGGTGGTGCAGGAGGAAGAAGCAGCGGGCAGGGGTGAAACTGACAGTTGGCACCAGGCCGGACGGTCGCCCTGACGAGCGCTGGTGCTTCAG GGTAGAGGAGGTGAACTGGGCTGCGTGGGAGCAGACGCTACCCACGTTGCGTGAGGAGCCCTCAGGGCCAGGCGGCCCTG GCGCCCTGAAGaacccagccctggcctcccATTCCAGCCAGGACAGTGCCGTGGAGGAAGACCATGTGCCCCTCCAGCTCCTTGAGTCCCACTGA
- the TRPV2 gene encoding transient receptor potential cation channel subfamily V member 2 isoform X7, with translation MGGPVVQRLGRQLLLRRLGSSGLGGRMGSSRKEQPPPLRMSSPSSPPAFRLETSDGGQEDGAQVDKGKLGGGAGPPPMESPFQGEDRNFSPQIKVNLNFRKGAGASQPDPNRFDRDRLFSVVARGVPDDLVGLPEYLRRTSKYLTDSEYTEGSTGKTCLMKAVLNLRDGTNACIEPLLQIDRDSGNPRPLVNAQCTDEYYRGHSALHIAIEKRSLPCVKLLVENGADVHARACGQFFQKKSQETCFYFGEMPLSLAACTKQWDVVTYLLENPHQPASLQAADSLGNTALHALVMIADDSAENTEMVTRMYDGLLQAGARLCPTVQLEDIPNLQGLTPLKLAAKEGKIEILRHILQREFLGPCQSLSRKFTEWSYGPVRVSLYDLASVDSWEENSVLEIIAFHCQSPHRHRMVVLEPLNKLLQAKWNLLIPRFLFNFLCYLTYVSIFTAVTYHQPALDKDFLPLEGTAGNSVLLLGHILMLLVGANILMGQLWYFWRRRLFIWISFMDSYFEILFLVQALLTVLSQVLCFLAIEWYLPLLVCSLALGWVNLLYYTRGLQHTGIYSVMIQKVILRDLLRFLLVYLVFLFGFAVALVSLSREARDPGAPAGSNTTEVAGKGDAEGSTAPYEGVLDASLELFKFTIGMGELAVQDQLRFRGVALLLLLTHVLLTYVLLLNMLVALMSETVSSVASDSWSIWKLQVPGEVPRPLQRSGPGRSAQNPLSWAPKWVRPSRGLPRPLLPAQG, from the exons ATGGGGGGTCCGGTGGTACAGCGGCTGGGCAGACAGCTGTTGCTGCGGAGACTTGGGAGCAGTGGGCTGGGAGGCAGAATG GGTTCCAGCCGGAAGGAGCAGCCTCCTCCCCTTAGGATGTCCTCGCCCTCCAGCCCGCCCGCTTTCAGGCTCGAGACGTCAGATGGAGGCCAAGAAGATGGTGCCCAGGTGGACAAAGGAAAACTGGGCGGTGGTGCCGGGCCACCCCCCATGGAATCACCATTCCAGGGCGAGGACCGGAACTTCTCGCCTCAGATCAAAGTGAACCTCAACTTCCGAAAGGGGGCAGGTGCCAG CCAACCAGACCCAAACCGCTTCGACCGTGACCGGCTCTTCAGCGTGGTGGCCCGGGGGGTCCCCGACGATCTGGTGGGGCTACCAGAGTACCTGCGCCGGACCAGCAAGTACCTCACGGACTCGGAGTACACAG AGGGCTCCACGGGGAAGACATGCCTGATGAAGGCCGTGCTGAACCTTCGGGACGGGACCAACGCCTGCATTGAGCCGCTGCTGCAGATTGACCGGGACTCGGGCAATCCTCGGCCTCTGGTCAACGCCCAGTGCACAGATGAGTACTACCGAGGCCACAGTGCCCTGCACATCGCCATCGAGAAGAGGAGCCTGCCGTGTGTGAAGCTCCTGGTGGAGAATGGGGCTGACGTGCATGCCCGGGCCTGTGGCCAGTTCTTCCAGAAGAAAAGCCAAGAGACCTGCTTCTACTTCG GCGAGATGCCCCTCTCCCTGGCCGCGTGCACCAAGCAGTGGGACGTGGTGACCTACCTCCTGGAGAACCCGCACCAGCCCGCCAGCCTGCAGGCCGCCGACTCGCTGGGCAACACGGCCCTGCACGCCTTGGTGATGATCGCAGACGACTCGGCCGAGAACACGGAGATGGTGACCCGCATGTACGATGGGCTGCTCCAGGCGGGGGCCCGCCTCTGCCCCACGGTGCAGCTCGAGGACATCCCCAACCTGCAGGGCCTCACGCCCCTGAAGCTGGCCGCCAAGGAGGGCAAGATTGAG ATTCTCAGACACATCCTGCAGCGGGAGTTCCTGGGGCCGTGCCAGTCCCTTTCCCGCAAGTTCACGGAGTGGTCCTACGGGCCTGTGCGGGTGTCGCTGTATGACCTGGCCTCTGTGGACAGCTGGGAGGAGAACTCAGTGCTGGAGATCATCGCCTTTCATTGCCAAAGCCCG CACCGGCACCGAATGGTGGTTTTGGAGCCACTGAACAAACTGCTGCAGGCGAAGTGGAATCTGCTCATCCCCAGGTTCCTCTTCAACTTCCTGTGTTACTTGACCTACGTGTCCATCTTCACCGCTGTCACCTACCACCAGCCTGCCCTGGACAAG GACTTCCTCCCGCTGGAAGGAACTGCTGGGAACTCCGTGCTGCTGCTGGGCCACATCCTGATGCTGCTCGTGGGGGCCAACATCCTCATGGGCCAG CTGTGGTACTTCTGGAGGCGCCGTCTGTTCATCTGGATCTCGTTCATGGACAGCTACTTTGAAATCCTCTT CCTGGTCCAGGCGCTGCTCACCGTGCTGTCCCAGgtgctgtgcttcctggccatcgaGTGGTACCTGCCCCTGCTCGTGTGCTCCCTGGCGCTGGGCTGGGTGAACTTGCTGTACTACACGCGCGGCCTGCAGCACACGGGCATCTACAGTGTCATGATCCAGAAG GTCATCCTGCGGGACCTGCTCCGCTTCCTCCTGGTCTACTTGGTTTTCCTTTTCGGCTTCGCTGTAG cACTGGTGAGCCTTAGCCGGGAGGCCCGGGACCCCGGGGCCCCTGCGGGCTCCAACACCACGGAGGTGGCGGGAAAGGGGGACGCGGAGGGCAGCACGGCCCCGTACGAGGGCGTCCTGGACGCCTCCTTGGAGCTGTTCAAGTTCACCATCGGCATGGGCGAGCTGGCCGTCCAGGATCAGCTGCGCTTCCGTGGGGTGgcgctgctgctgcttctgaccCACGTGCTGCTCACCTACGTCCTGCTGCTCAACATGCTCGTCGCCCTCATGAGCGAGACCGTCAGCAGCGTCGCCAGCGACAGCTGGAGCATCTGGAAGCTGCAGGTGCCCGGCGAGGTGCCCCGTCCCCTCCAGCGTTCCGGGCCCGGCAGGAGTGCGCAGAACCCACTGAGCTGGGCCCCCAAGTGGGTCCGGCCCTCACGGGGCCTCCCTCGGCCACTCCTTCCTGCTCAGGGCTGA
- the TRPV2 gene encoding transient receptor potential cation channel subfamily V member 2 isoform X1, translating into MGGPVVQRLGRQLLLRRLGSSGLGGRMGSSRKEQPPPLRMSSPSSPPAFRLETSDGGQEDGAQVDKGKLGGGAGPPPMESPFQGEDRNFSPQIKVNLNFRKGAGASQPDPNRFDRDRLFSVVARGVPDDLVGLPEYLRRTSKYLTDSEYTEGSTGKTCLMKAVLNLRDGTNACIEPLLQIDRDSGNPRPLVNAQCTDEYYRGHSALHIAIEKRSLPCVKLLVENGADVHARACGQFFQKKSQETCFYFGEMPLSLAACTKQWDVVTYLLENPHQPASLQAADSLGNTALHALVMIADDSAENTEMVTRMYDGLLQAGARLCPTVQLEDIPNLQGLTPLKLAAKEGKIEILRHILQREFLGPCQSLSRKFTEWSYGPVRVSLYDLASVDSWEENSVLEIIAFHCQSPHRHRMVVLEPLNKLLQAKWNLLIPRFLFNFLCYLTYVSIFTAVTYHQPALDKDFLPLEGTAGNSVLLLGHILMLLVGANILMGQLWYFWRRRLFIWISFMDSYFEILFLVQALLTVLSQVLCFLAIEWYLPLLVCSLALGWVNLLYYTRGLQHTGIYSVMIQKVILRDLLRFLLVYLVFLFGFAVALVSLSREARDPGAPAGSNTTEVAGKGDAEGSTAPYEGVLDASLELFKFTIGMGELAVQDQLRFRGVALLLLLTHVLLTYVLLLNMLVALMSETVSSVASDSWSIWKLQKAISVLEMENGYWWCRRKKQRAGVKLTVGTRPDGRPDERWCFRVEEVNWAAWEQTLPTLREEPSGPGGPGTFSSWEEVPNWHLAEVQEMLAEAGRQERDCWGPRGCCPLA; encoded by the exons ATGGGGGGTCCGGTGGTACAGCGGCTGGGCAGACAGCTGTTGCTGCGGAGACTTGGGAGCAGTGGGCTGGGAGGCAGAATG GGTTCCAGCCGGAAGGAGCAGCCTCCTCCCCTTAGGATGTCCTCGCCCTCCAGCCCGCCCGCTTTCAGGCTCGAGACGTCAGATGGAGGCCAAGAAGATGGTGCCCAGGTGGACAAAGGAAAACTGGGCGGTGGTGCCGGGCCACCCCCCATGGAATCACCATTCCAGGGCGAGGACCGGAACTTCTCGCCTCAGATCAAAGTGAACCTCAACTTCCGAAAGGGGGCAGGTGCCAG CCAACCAGACCCAAACCGCTTCGACCGTGACCGGCTCTTCAGCGTGGTGGCCCGGGGGGTCCCCGACGATCTGGTGGGGCTACCAGAGTACCTGCGCCGGACCAGCAAGTACCTCACGGACTCGGAGTACACAG AGGGCTCCACGGGGAAGACATGCCTGATGAAGGCCGTGCTGAACCTTCGGGACGGGACCAACGCCTGCATTGAGCCGCTGCTGCAGATTGACCGGGACTCGGGCAATCCTCGGCCTCTGGTCAACGCCCAGTGCACAGATGAGTACTACCGAGGCCACAGTGCCCTGCACATCGCCATCGAGAAGAGGAGCCTGCCGTGTGTGAAGCTCCTGGTGGAGAATGGGGCTGACGTGCATGCCCGGGCCTGTGGCCAGTTCTTCCAGAAGAAAAGCCAAGAGACCTGCTTCTACTTCG GCGAGATGCCCCTCTCCCTGGCCGCGTGCACCAAGCAGTGGGACGTGGTGACCTACCTCCTGGAGAACCCGCACCAGCCCGCCAGCCTGCAGGCCGCCGACTCGCTGGGCAACACGGCCCTGCACGCCTTGGTGATGATCGCAGACGACTCGGCCGAGAACACGGAGATGGTGACCCGCATGTACGATGGGCTGCTCCAGGCGGGGGCCCGCCTCTGCCCCACGGTGCAGCTCGAGGACATCCCCAACCTGCAGGGCCTCACGCCCCTGAAGCTGGCCGCCAAGGAGGGCAAGATTGAG ATTCTCAGACACATCCTGCAGCGGGAGTTCCTGGGGCCGTGCCAGTCCCTTTCCCGCAAGTTCACGGAGTGGTCCTACGGGCCTGTGCGGGTGTCGCTGTATGACCTGGCCTCTGTGGACAGCTGGGAGGAGAACTCAGTGCTGGAGATCATCGCCTTTCATTGCCAAAGCCCG CACCGGCACCGAATGGTGGTTTTGGAGCCACTGAACAAACTGCTGCAGGCGAAGTGGAATCTGCTCATCCCCAGGTTCCTCTTCAACTTCCTGTGTTACTTGACCTACGTGTCCATCTTCACCGCTGTCACCTACCACCAGCCTGCCCTGGACAAG GACTTCCTCCCGCTGGAAGGAACTGCTGGGAACTCCGTGCTGCTGCTGGGCCACATCCTGATGCTGCTCGTGGGGGCCAACATCCTCATGGGCCAG CTGTGGTACTTCTGGAGGCGCCGTCTGTTCATCTGGATCTCGTTCATGGACAGCTACTTTGAAATCCTCTT CCTGGTCCAGGCGCTGCTCACCGTGCTGTCCCAGgtgctgtgcttcctggccatcgaGTGGTACCTGCCCCTGCTCGTGTGCTCCCTGGCGCTGGGCTGGGTGAACTTGCTGTACTACACGCGCGGCCTGCAGCACACGGGCATCTACAGTGTCATGATCCAGAAG GTCATCCTGCGGGACCTGCTCCGCTTCCTCCTGGTCTACTTGGTTTTCCTTTTCGGCTTCGCTGTAG cACTGGTGAGCCTTAGCCGGGAGGCCCGGGACCCCGGGGCCCCTGCGGGCTCCAACACCACGGAGGTGGCGGGAAAGGGGGACGCGGAGGGCAGCACGGCCCCGTACGAGGGCGTCCTGGACGCCTCCTTGGAGCTGTTCAAGTTCACCATCGGCATGGGCGAGCTGGCCGTCCAGGATCAGCTGCGCTTCCGTGGGGTGgcgctgctgctgcttctgaccCACGTGCTGCTCACCTACGTCCTGCTGCTCAACATGCTCGTCGCCCTCATGAGCGAGACCGTCAGCAGCGTCGCCAGCGACAGCTGGAGCATCTGGAAGCTGCAG aaagccatctctgtcctggAGATGGAGAACGGCTACTGGTGGTGCAGGAGGAAGAAGCAGCGGGCAGGGGTGAAACTGACAGTTGGCACCAGGCCGGACGGTCGCCCTGACGAGCGCTGGTGCTTCAG GGTAGAGGAGGTGAACTGGGCTGCGTGGGAGCAGACGCTACCCACGTTGCGTGAGGAGCCCTCAGGGCCAGGCGGCCCTG GGACTTTCAGCTCCTGGGAGGAGGTCCCTAACTGGCACCTGGCAGAGGTTCAAGAGATGCTTGCAGaagcagggaggcaggagagggactGCTGGGGACCCCGAGGCTGCTGTCCCCTGGCATGA